Proteins encoded together in one Candidatus Polarisedimenticolia bacterium window:
- the aceA gene encoding isocitrate lyase ICL2 — MSAFDRQVEAARTWFDSPRFKGIVRLYSPADVAEQQGTIQGDYAVARAAAEGFYARLRELFETRRQITTFGPYSPGQAVSMKRLGIEAIYLGGWATSAKGSAHEDPGADLASYPLSAVPDEAAPLVRALLAADKNQHFARARMTEAQRAATPAIDYRPFIIADADTGHGGDAHVRNLVRRFVEIGIPGCHIEDQKPGVKKCGHQGGKVLVPQDEQIKRLNAARFQYDIMGVPGLIVARTDAESATFIDGRGDERDQPFIIGATNLDLPTFKACYIAVLKTLHDAGIDAIRGHLLFALSGEEFTAAVAWLKRAGVTTLIDEGARAFKSGKEPNVDKVLDPIVNKCLQIWEAEAGLKTCGQAVADVMNFRLGEGEKFDMTADEWQAFARKASHYAVRDKARSLGLQVVWDCEPTKTPEGYYHVKSGIDYSIAKSLAAAPFADLLWMETKTANLDDAAKFARAIHAEFPDRMLAYNLSPSFNWDTTGMNDDQMRRFPEELGKLGYVFNFITYGGHQIDGLAAEEFATGLKQDGMLALARLQRKFRLLESPYRTPQTLVGGPRLDGALMASTGRTATTMAMGKGSTQVQHLVQTEVPRKLLAEWLEMWAGHYKLPIRLRVHLRPHSPGSEVLELGLFNETEERMANVVFANILDRKGHSILSIRDQNTFDERLRKKRLMDLVHLFLIHRYKATSVHYVSPTEDNVYQAQKMKNHGIFSEVRSEVGHIIVAEVSKKRIDELLEADRAALSRLIDKTGPPPR, encoded by the coding sequence ATGAGCGCATTCGACAGGCAGGTTGAGGCCGCCCGGACGTGGTTCGACAGCCCGCGCTTCAAGGGGATCGTGCGGCTGTACTCGCCGGCCGACGTGGCCGAGCAGCAGGGGACCATCCAGGGGGACTACGCCGTGGCGCGCGCCGCGGCCGAGGGGTTCTACGCCCGGCTCCGGGAGCTGTTCGAGACGCGCAGGCAGATCACCACCTTCGGCCCGTATTCCCCCGGGCAGGCGGTCTCCATGAAGCGGCTCGGGATCGAGGCGATCTACCTGGGAGGCTGGGCGACCTCGGCCAAGGGCTCGGCGCACGAGGACCCGGGGGCCGACCTGGCGAGCTATCCGCTGAGCGCGGTGCCGGACGAGGCGGCCCCGCTGGTGCGGGCCCTGCTCGCGGCGGACAAGAACCAGCACTTCGCCCGCGCGCGGATGACCGAGGCGCAGCGCGCCGCCACCCCCGCGATCGACTACCGTCCCTTCATCATCGCCGACGCCGACACGGGGCACGGCGGCGACGCCCACGTCCGCAACCTGGTCCGCCGCTTCGTCGAGATCGGCATTCCCGGCTGCCACATCGAGGACCAGAAGCCGGGCGTCAAGAAGTGCGGCCACCAGGGGGGCAAGGTCCTGGTCCCCCAGGACGAGCAGATCAAGCGCCTCAACGCCGCCCGCTTCCAGTACGACATCATGGGGGTGCCGGGCCTCATCGTGGCCCGCACCGACGCCGAGTCCGCCACCTTCATCGACGGCCGCGGCGACGAGCGGGACCAGCCGTTCATCATCGGCGCAACCAACCTCGATCTGCCGACCTTCAAGGCCTGCTACATCGCCGTCCTGAAGACGCTGCACGACGCGGGGATCGACGCGATCCGCGGGCACCTGCTGTTCGCGCTGTCCGGCGAAGAGTTCACCGCCGCCGTCGCCTGGCTGAAGCGCGCCGGCGTGACGACCCTGATCGACGAAGGGGCCCGCGCCTTCAAGTCGGGCAAGGAGCCGAACGTCGACAAGGTGCTCGACCCGATCGTCAACAAGTGCCTGCAGATCTGGGAGGCGGAGGCCGGCCTCAAGACCTGCGGGCAGGCCGTCGCGGACGTCATGAATTTCCGGCTGGGGGAGGGAGAGAAGTTCGACATGACCGCCGACGAATGGCAGGCCTTCGCCCGCAAGGCGTCGCACTACGCCGTGCGCGACAAGGCCCGCTCTCTCGGGCTTCAAGTCGTATGGGACTGCGAGCCGACGAAGACCCCGGAGGGCTACTACCACGTCAAGAGCGGGATCGACTACTCCATCGCCAAGTCGCTGGCGGCCGCCCCCTTCGCCGACCTGCTGTGGATGGAGACCAAGACGGCGAACCTGGACGACGCGGCGAAGTTCGCCCGGGCGATCCACGCCGAGTTCCCGGACAGGATGCTCGCCTACAACCTGTCGCCGTCGTTCAACTGGGACACGACCGGCATGAACGACGACCAGATGCGCCGCTTCCCCGAGGAGCTCGGCAAGCTGGGGTACGTGTTCAACTTCATCACCTACGGCGGGCACCAGATCGACGGCCTTGCGGCCGAAGAGTTCGCCACCGGGCTGAAGCAGGACGGCATGCTGGCGCTGGCGCGCCTGCAGCGCAAGTTCCGGCTGCTCGAGTCACCCTACCGGACGCCGCAGACCCTGGTCGGCGGCCCGCGCCTCGACGGCGCCCTGATGGCCTCGACCGGCCGCACGGCGACCACCATGGCGATGGGGAAGGGCTCGACCCAGGTCCAGCACCTGGTCCAGACCGAGGTGCCGCGCAAGCTCCTCGCCGAGTGGCTCGAGATGTGGGCCGGGCACTACAAGCTCCCGATCAGGCTGCGCGTGCACCTGCGCCCGCACAGCCCGGGCTCGGAGGTCCTCGAGCTCGGCCTGTTCAACGAGACGGAGGAGAGGATGGCCAACGTCGTCTTCGCCAACATCCTCGACCGCAAGGGACACAGCATCCTGTCGATCCGCGACCAGAACACGTTCGACGAGAGGCTGCGCAAGAAGCGCCTGATGGACCTGGTGCACCTCTTCCTGATCCACCGCTACAAGGCCACCTCGGTGCACTACGTCAGCCCGACGGAGGACAACGTCTACCAGGCCCAGAAGATGAAGAACCACGGGATCTTCAGCGAGGTGCGCAGCGAGGTCGGCCACATCATCGTCGCGGAGGTCAGCAAAAAGCGCATCGACGAGCTGCTCGAGGCGGACCGGGCCGCCCTGTCCCGCCTGATCGACAAGACCGGGCCGCCGCCGAGGTGA
- a CDS encoding SRPBCC family protein, translated as MARKILIVLAILGVFLAVAAVVVGMQPDTFSVQRSVTVAAPPAAVFDQVNDFQAWDGWSPWKELDPNATKTLSTPSAGKGATFGWSGNDKVGEGSLTILESRPGEMVDIEQVFVRPLAGKARMVFTFAPEVGGTKVTWTMDGTNNFLGKAMCMIVDMDAMLGKDFDRGLANMKTVAEKGGAAQAATAP; from the coding sequence ATGGCCAGGAAGATCCTGATTGTCCTCGCGATCCTGGGCGTCTTTCTGGCCGTCGCGGCGGTCGTCGTCGGCATGCAGCCCGACACGTTCTCGGTGCAGCGGTCCGTGACCGTGGCGGCGCCGCCGGCGGCGGTGTTCGATCAGGTCAACGACTTCCAGGCCTGGGACGGCTGGTCCCCGTGGAAGGAGCTCGACCCGAACGCGACGAAGACCCTGTCGACCCCGTCCGCGGGCAAGGGGGCGACGTTCGGCTGGTCCGGCAACGACAAGGTCGGCGAGGGCAGCCTGACCATCCTCGAGAGTCGACCCGGCGAGATGGTCGATATCGAGCAGGTGTTCGTCCGGCCGCTCGCGGGGAAGGCCCGGATGGTGTTCACCTTCGCGCCGGAAGTCGGCGGGACCAAGGTGACCTGGACGATGGACGGGACCAACAACTTCCTCGGCAAGGCGATGTGCATGATCGTCGACATGGACGCCATGCTGGGAAAGGACTTCGACCGGGGCCTGGCGAACATGAAGACCGTCGCGGAGAAGGGCGGCGCGGCACAGGCGGCCACCGCGCCGTAG
- a CDS encoding tyrosine-protein phosphatase, producing MSVWRIGALVLAGAIGAAPAGPPETTPCDNFGHVSPGLYRGAEPDDRCLEHLAGLGIRTVVNLRDEKDASDRERRRTVALGMRYVNLPMSGFERPALPEVRKALAAILEPGVQPVFVHCKRGRDRTGVIVAAYRMTHEGWTADRAVEEAQRFGIAWWQVRMKRFIREFDPAGG from the coding sequence ATGAGCGTCTGGCGCATCGGGGCCCTGGTGCTGGCGGGCGCCATCGGTGCGGCGCCGGCGGGCCCGCCCGAGACCACGCCCTGCGACAACTTCGGGCATGTGAGCCCGGGCCTGTACCGGGGCGCGGAGCCCGACGATCGCTGTCTCGAGCACCTGGCCGGGCTGGGGATCAGGACGGTCGTGAACCTGCGCGACGAGAAGGACGCGTCGGATCGCGAACGCCGGCGGACGGTCGCTCTCGGAATGCGCTACGTCAACCTGCCGATGTCGGGGTTCGAGCGCCCGGCGCTGCCCGAGGTGCGAAAGGCCCTGGCGGCCATCCTCGAGCCCGGGGTCCAGCCCGTCTTCGTGCACTGCAAGCGCGGCCGGGATCGCACCGGGGTCATCGTCGCCGCCTACCGGATGACGCACGAGGGCTGGACCGCCGACCGGGCGGTCGAGGAAGCGCAGCGGTTCGGGATCGCCTGGTGGCAGGTCCGGATGAAGAGGTTTATCCGGGAGTTCGACCCGGCCGGCGGCTAG
- a CDS encoding metalloregulator ArsR/SmtB family transcription factor translates to MSPRRSAASKPLPLRGPALKKFAPIFAALGDETRLRLVAVLCAGGALSIARLTSGTDITRQAVTKHLHVLADAGLVHDIKVGRERRWAFEPAHLEEARRSLEVIARQWDHALGRLKAVVES, encoded by the coding sequence ATGTCGCCGCGTCGTAGCGCGGCTTCGAAGCCGTTGCCGCTGCGGGGCCCGGCGCTCAAGAAGTTCGCGCCGATCTTCGCGGCGCTCGGCGACGAGACGCGCCTGCGTCTCGTCGCCGTCCTGTGCGCCGGCGGGGCGTTGTCCATCGCCCGGCTCACGTCCGGGACGGACATCACGCGCCAGGCGGTCACGAAGCACCTGCACGTGCTGGCGGACGCCGGCCTGGTGCACGACATCAAGGTCGGACGCGAGCGCCGGTGGGCGTTCGAGCCGGCGCACCTGGAGGAGGCGCGGCGCTCCCTCGAGGTGATCGCCCGGCAGTGGGATCATGCGCTCGGCAGGCTGAAGGCGGTCGTGGAATCTTGA
- a CDS encoding SRPBCC family protein, with amino-acid sequence MNPSTDRIEREILLKAPRARVWRALSNAEEFGRWFGVALKGKTFAAGKRVQGPITYPGYEHLVFDVMIERMEPERLLSLRWHPAAVEPSVDYSKEPSTLVVFELKEVEGGTLLKLVESGFDGLPPARRLEAYRMNSGGWDIQMKNIEKHVAAS; translated from the coding sequence ATGAACCCATCCACCGATCGCATCGAGAGAGAGATCCTGCTCAAGGCGCCACGGGCCAGGGTCTGGCGCGCGCTGTCCAATGCCGAGGAGTTCGGCCGCTGGTTCGGCGTGGCGCTCAAGGGAAAGACGTTCGCGGCCGGGAAGCGCGTGCAGGGGCCGATCACCTATCCCGGGTACGAGCACCTGGTGTTCGACGTGATGATCGAGCGCATGGAGCCGGAGCGCCTGCTCTCCCTGCGCTGGCACCCGGCCGCCGTGGAGCCTTCCGTCGACTATTCCAAGGAGCCGAGCACGCTGGTGGTCTTCGAGCTGAAGGAGGTCGAGGGGGGCACCCTGCTGAAGCTGGTCGAGTCCGGCTTCGACGGCCTCCCGCCGGCGCGCCGGCTGGAGGCGTACCGCATGAACAGCGGAGGCTGGGACATCCAGATGAAGAACATCGAGAAGCATGTCGCCGCGTCGTAG
- a CDS encoding amidohydrolase family protein, translated as MSKTLAIMRRRNIYGVTSGGLVDRYVKAAPDRVIPSLSFAGGPEAPSVASVRKSLSDGPFAVLGEVTAQYGGMGPDDPSLEPYWALAEELNIPVGIHIGTGPVGAPYLGFDRYRARLHSPVALEEVLVRHPNLRVYIMHAGWPMLDDLLAVLWTHPQVYVDVGAIVWALPRAEFHRYLQRIVEAGFGKRVLFGSDQMIWPETIEMAIQSIESAAFLTAEQRRDIFFNNAARFLRLSPERIGGMHGGKPK; from the coding sequence ATGTCGAAGACGCTGGCGATCATGAGGAGGCGGAACATCTACGGCGTGACGAGCGGCGGCCTGGTCGATCGCTATGTGAAAGCCGCACCGGACCGCGTCATCCCGAGCCTGTCGTTCGCGGGCGGGCCCGAGGCGCCGAGCGTGGCCTCGGTGCGGAAGTCGCTGAGCGACGGCCCATTCGCCGTTCTTGGGGAGGTGACGGCGCAATACGGTGGAATGGGGCCGGACGATCCGTCACTCGAGCCCTACTGGGCACTGGCGGAGGAGTTGAACATCCCCGTCGGCATTCATATCGGCACCGGCCCGGTCGGAGCCCCGTACCTCGGGTTCGATCGCTACCGGGCGCGGCTCCACAGCCCGGTCGCCCTGGAGGAGGTCCTGGTCCGCCACCCCAACCTGCGGGTCTACATCATGCACGCCGGCTGGCCGATGCTCGATGATCTGCTGGCCGTCCTCTGGACCCATCCGCAAGTGTACGTGGACGTGGGAGCCATTGTCTGGGCCCTGCCTCGCGCGGAGTTCCACCGGTACCTGCAGCGCATCGTGGAGGCCGGCTTCGGCAAGCGCGTCCTCTTCGGCTCCGACCAGATGATCTGGCCGGAAACCATCGAGATGGCCATCCAGAGCATCGAGTCGGCTGCGTTTCTGACAGCGGAGCAGCGGCGCGATATTTTCTTCAACAATGCGGCCAGGTTCCTGCGATTGTCACCCGAGCGGATAGGCGGCATGCACGGAGGCAAGCCGAAATAA
- the cydB gene encoding cytochrome d ubiquinol oxidase subunit II produces METLWFALASAMVAIYVVMDGFDFGAGVLYRRVARNDRERRQVLAAIGPFWDGNEVWLIAGGGVLFMAFPKVLASALSGFYLAIMPVLWVLILRGISIEFRSHVDDAMWRAFWDATLAMASTLASLLLGVALGNLIRGVPLLEDGWFSLSLFESFSPRGALGLLDWYTVLAGLLALAALAHHGALFLAWKTDGPVRTRSLKAAGVLFPAVVVLWLAATAATASVAPELFPALAARPVAWLATALFLVGLAGTFAARRAGRDFLAFVASGAFLLGILGATAAAVYPTMIRSISEPSRSLTAFNASAGRESLAAGLSWWPAGFALAIVYAVVVFRLHRGKVRAADGEGY; encoded by the coding sequence ATGGAAACGCTCTGGTTCGCGCTCGCCTCCGCGATGGTGGCGATCTACGTGGTGATGGACGGCTTCGACTTCGGGGCCGGCGTGCTGTATCGCCGGGTCGCCCGGAACGATCGGGAGCGCCGGCAGGTGCTCGCCGCCATCGGCCCGTTCTGGGACGGCAACGAGGTCTGGCTGATCGCCGGAGGGGGCGTCCTGTTCATGGCCTTTCCGAAGGTCCTCGCCTCGGCCCTGTCCGGCTTCTACCTGGCGATCATGCCGGTCCTGTGGGTCCTGATTCTCCGCGGCATCTCGATCGAGTTCCGCTCGCACGTCGACGATGCCATGTGGCGCGCGTTCTGGGACGCGACGCTCGCCATGGCCTCGACGCTCGCCTCCCTGCTCCTCGGCGTCGCGCTCGGGAACCTCATCCGCGGCGTGCCGCTCCTGGAGGACGGCTGGTTCTCGCTCTCGTTGTTCGAGTCGTTCTCGCCGCGCGGCGCGCTCGGCCTCCTCGACTGGTACACCGTCCTCGCCGGGCTGCTCGCGCTCGCGGCCCTGGCGCACCACGGGGCCCTCTTCCTCGCCTGGAAGACGGACGGCCCCGTGCGCACCCGGAGCCTGAAGGCAGCGGGCGTCCTCTTCCCCGCGGTCGTCGTCCTCTGGCTCGCGGCGACCGCGGCGACGGCGTCGGTCGCTCCGGAGCTCTTCCCGGCCCTCGCGGCCCGGCCGGTCGCCTGGCTGGCGACCGCCCTCTTCCTCGTCGGCCTGGCGGGGACCTTCGCGGCCCGCCGTGCGGGGCGGGACTTCCTCGCCTTCGTGGCCTCGGGCGCCTTCCTCCTCGGAATCCTCGGCGCGACCGCCGCCGCGGTCTATCCGACCATGATCCGGTCGATCAGCGAGCCGTCCCGCTCGCTCACCGCATTCAACGCCTCGGCGGGCAGGGAGTCGCTGGCGGCCGGCCTGTCCTGGTGGCCGGCCGGCTTCGCCCTGGCCATCGTCTATGCGGTCGTCGTGTTCCGCCTCCACCGCGGCAAGGTGCGGGCGGCGGACGGCGAAGGCTACTGA
- a CDS encoding DUF1428 domain-containing protein yields MPYVDGFVVPVPKKKVRDYRRISQKAGRIWREHGALEYRECAADDVKVGKLTSFPRSVKLKPNETVFFSWIVYKSRAHRDRVNKKVMKDKRLASMMDPKAMPFDTNRMIYGGFKTLVDA; encoded by the coding sequence ATGCCCTACGTCGATGGTTTTGTTGTGCCGGTGCCGAAGAAGAAGGTGCGGGACTACCGCCGCATCTCCCAGAAGGCGGGACGGATCTGGCGCGAGCACGGCGCTCTCGAATACCGGGAGTGCGCCGCCGACGACGTGAAGGTGGGGAAGCTCACGTCGTTTCCCCGCAGCGTCAAGCTCAAGCCCAACGAGACGGTGTTCTTCTCGTGGATCGTGTACAAGTCGCGGGCCCATCGCGATCGCGTCAACAAGAAGGTCATGAAGGACAAGCGCCTGGCCTCCATGATGGATCCGAAGGCGATGCCGTTCGACACCAATAGGATGATCTACGGAGGCTTCAAGACCCTGGTCGACGCCTGA
- a CDS encoding malate synthase produces MKAPTGTGPKRAGTAGKTPALQIRDGVEREYADLFTSEARGALAALARFDAERGALMEARMRRRAERAGTKTRIGFLDPDSVIPRTGIKVRDARAGRFTGPEIPRDLRRQWIQGTGPAARPNAPLETSLRNVAYALLSGADGWMFDGEDALGQVGTMSLDNQRSLKIATARAPEFLKVAGQVAEEMNGWARGFLGRPIVDDWKAQLTFTTQLFRPRGLHLDDRHVRCADGAGFSASIVDTALYVANTHAALRRAGASIVLYLPKIQTAEEAALWNDILAALEGHLGLAAGTIKAYVLVEQLEASFQLMEIRAALGLHFVGFNTGRWDYINSVADAMAWDTEFLHPNIGDVTMTYGYMRTYEDRVRRAVNTPDRNGGRALWQGGMEPNIPVGSAAGVESGMRRAVAGAEREQSAGASGKWVAHWKMVHIVRPVWEKAGEDNQLGRAFPALAYTDADADGLLSLEPAPRTVRGARDLLSVALQYGNAFGQGLQAAALKPADFFGNDDVLYLMEDMATGEIRLSILWEWLHKGARLAGDGAVADGAPGAGGAAAGSRAGEPFTPALFGRLLAEEYDKLLRAGNRDVHDDSKGTTLPIARAIVDAYVRSDVKPPWFIDLLNINLNNHDLDEAGKRVRLCLETLSRDGRRITGNLDFGPPARGQRGRSTR; encoded by the coding sequence ATGAAGGCCCCCACGGGCACGGGCCCGAAGCGCGCCGGCACCGCCGGAAAGACACCCGCGCTTCAGATCCGCGACGGCGTCGAGCGCGAGTACGCGGACCTCTTCACGTCCGAGGCCAGGGGGGCGCTGGCGGCGCTGGCCAGATTCGATGCCGAACGAGGGGCCCTGATGGAGGCCCGGATGCGGCGGCGGGCGGAGCGGGCGGGGACGAAGACGCGCATCGGCTTCCTCGACCCGGACTCCGTGATCCCCCGGACCGGGATCAAGGTCCGCGACGCCCGCGCGGGGAGGTTCACCGGCCCCGAGATCCCGCGCGACCTGCGACGGCAATGGATCCAGGGGACCGGGCCGGCGGCGCGGCCGAACGCCCCTCTCGAGACGAGCCTCCGCAACGTGGCCTACGCGCTGCTGTCGGGGGCCGACGGCTGGATGTTCGACGGCGAGGACGCCCTGGGCCAGGTCGGGACGATGTCGCTCGACAACCAGAGGAGCCTCAAGATCGCCACCGCGCGCGCCCCCGAGTTCCTCAAGGTCGCCGGGCAGGTGGCGGAGGAGATGAACGGCTGGGCGCGGGGTTTCCTGGGGCGGCCGATCGTCGACGACTGGAAGGCGCAGCTGACGTTCACCACGCAGCTGTTCCGCCCCCGCGGGCTCCACCTGGACGACCGGCACGTGCGCTGCGCCGACGGCGCCGGGTTCTCCGCGTCGATCGTCGATACGGCGCTCTACGTGGCAAACACCCACGCGGCGCTCCGGCGGGCCGGCGCGTCCATCGTCCTGTACCTGCCGAAGATCCAGACGGCCGAGGAGGCCGCCCTGTGGAACGACATCCTCGCGGCGCTGGAAGGGCACCTGGGGCTGGCCGCCGGGACCATCAAGGCGTATGTTCTGGTCGAGCAGCTCGAGGCCAGCTTCCAGCTCATGGAGATCCGCGCCGCCCTGGGCCTGCACTTCGTCGGCTTCAACACCGGCCGCTGGGACTACATCAACAGCGTCGCCGACGCGATGGCGTGGGACACGGAGTTCCTTCATCCGAACATCGGCGACGTCACGATGACCTATGGATACATGCGGACCTACGAGGACCGCGTCCGGCGCGCGGTGAACACGCCCGACCGGAACGGGGGCCGCGCCCTCTGGCAGGGGGGGATGGAGCCCAACATCCCCGTCGGGTCGGCGGCCGGGGTCGAGAGCGGCATGCGCCGGGCGGTGGCCGGCGCCGAGCGGGAGCAGAGCGCGGGGGCGAGCGGCAAATGGGTGGCGCACTGGAAGATGGTGCACATCGTGCGCCCGGTCTGGGAGAAGGCCGGCGAGGACAACCAGCTGGGACGCGCCTTCCCGGCCCTCGCCTACACGGACGCCGACGCCGATGGCCTGCTCTCGCTCGAGCCGGCCCCGCGGACGGTCCGCGGCGCCCGCGACCTGCTCAGCGTGGCGCTGCAGTACGGGAACGCGTTCGGACAGGGGCTCCAGGCCGCGGCGCTCAAGCCGGCAGACTTCTTCGGCAACGACGACGTCCTCTACCTGATGGAGGACATGGCGACGGGCGAGATCCGCCTCAGCATCCTGTGGGAATGGCTGCACAAGGGGGCGCGGCTGGCCGGCGACGGCGCCGTGGCGGACGGCGCCCCGGGCGCGGGCGGCGCCGCGGCCGGCTCCAGAGCGGGCGAGCCGTTCACCCCCGCGCTCTTCGGGCGGCTGCTCGCGGAGGAATACGACAAGCTGCTCCGCGCGGGCAATCGGGACGTCCACGACGATTCGAAGGGGACGACCCTGCCGATCGCCCGCGCGATCGTCGACGCCTATGTCCGCTCCGACGTCAAGCCGCCGTGGTTCATCGATCTGCTCAACATCAACCTGAACAATCATGATCTGGACGAGGCCGGGAAGCGGGTCCGCCTGTGCCTGGAGACGCTCTCCAGGGACGGCAGGCGGATCACCGGGAACCTGGACTTCGGCCCCCCGGCCCGCGGGCAGAGAGGCAGGAGCACACGATGA
- a CDS encoding cytochrome ubiquinol oxidase subunit I, translating to MSDPLFWHRLQFGFTITYHYIFPQLTMGLALLIVVMKLVALRGGKAAWNDAARFWIRIFGLSFTMGVVTGIPMEFQLGTNWGSFAQRTGGVIGQTLAMEGIFAFFLESSFLAVLLWGERRLGPRLHFAAALALLAGSWLSGYFIIATNAFMQHPVGHALDGDGTFRLASLARFVFNPWAVAQYLHNQIAAVVTGAFVMAAVGAYWTIRRSHGEVARASLRTGVVAGLLASILVAFPTGHAQGRMLAAHQPVTLAAMEGRFESGPRAPLAIIGQPNVHARKLDNPIQLPAVLSWIAYGDFSANVRGLAEFPEGDWPTNIELLYYSYHIMIGLGTLFIAVMGLATVFLWGGRLWSARVVLWILILAFPFPFIANTAGWLTAEFGRQPWLVYGLMRTAEGGSPTVHAGTTLFTTLGFAGLYFVLGVLFLALVAKEIGHGPARRA from the coding sequence ATGAGCGACCCGCTCTTCTGGCATCGCCTGCAGTTCGGCTTCACCATCACCTACCACTACATCTTCCCCCAGCTGACGATGGGGCTGGCGCTCCTCATCGTCGTGATGAAGCTCGTGGCGCTGCGGGGCGGGAAAGCCGCCTGGAACGACGCCGCGCGGTTCTGGATCCGGATCTTCGGGCTGTCGTTCACCATGGGGGTCGTCACCGGCATCCCGATGGAGTTCCAGCTCGGGACGAACTGGGGATCCTTCGCCCAGCGGACCGGCGGCGTCATCGGCCAGACGCTGGCGATGGAGGGGATCTTCGCGTTCTTCCTCGAATCGAGCTTCCTCGCCGTCCTGCTGTGGGGCGAGCGGCGGCTGGGCCCCCGGCTGCACTTCGCCGCCGCCCTCGCGCTCCTCGCCGGGAGCTGGCTGTCGGGCTATTTCATCATCGCGACCAACGCCTTCATGCAGCACCCGGTCGGCCATGCTCTCGACGGGGACGGGACGTTCCGGCTCGCCTCTCTCGCCCGGTTCGTCTTCAACCCCTGGGCCGTCGCCCAGTACCTGCACAACCAGATCGCGGCCGTGGTGACCGGGGCGTTCGTGATGGCGGCGGTGGGCGCCTACTGGACCATCAGGCGGTCGCACGGCGAGGTGGCGCGCGCCTCGCTGCGCACGGGTGTCGTCGCCGGGCTCCTGGCCTCCATCCTCGTGGCGTTCCCGACCGGCCACGCGCAGGGACGGATGCTCGCGGCGCACCAGCCGGTGACGCTCGCGGCCATGGAAGGGCGGTTCGAGAGCGGCCCGCGGGCGCCGCTCGCCATCATCGGCCAGCCCAACGTCCACGCGCGCAAGCTCGACAATCCGATCCAGCTCCCGGCGGTCCTCTCCTGGATCGCCTACGGCGACTTCTCGGCCAACGTGCGGGGCCTCGCCGAGTTCCCGGAAGGGGACTGGCCGACCAACATCGAGCTCCTCTATTATTCGTACCACATCATGATCGGCCTGGGGACGCTGTTCATCGCCGTGATGGGTCTGGCGACGGTCTTTCTCTGGGGAGGCCGGCTCTGGTCGGCGCGCGTCGTGCTCTGGATCCTCATCCTCGCGTTCCCGTTCCCGTTCATCGCCAACACCGCGGGCTGGCTGACCGCCGAGTTCGGCCGCCAGCCCTGGCTGGTCTATGGCCTGATGCGCACCGCCGAAGGGGGCTCCCCCACCGTCCATGCCGGCACGACCCTGTTCACGACGCTCGGCTTCGCCGGTCTCTACTTCGTGCTCGGCGTGCTGTTCCTCGCCCTGGTCGCGAAGGAGATCGGGCACGGTCCGGCGCGACGCGCCTGA